A region of Streptomyces sp. NBC_00654 DNA encodes the following proteins:
- a CDS encoding M1 family metallopeptidase, with translation MPVVALTLALALLGSACTGGGGGVTGTPGAAGLRDPYFPRLGNGGYDVTHYGLTLDADPVAHRLRGTAEITARATQDLSAFHLDLAGLDVESVTVEGHPAAVNRAGKELTLRPAAAVEDRLRKGRTFRTVVRYSGSPLTITDADGSEEGWLRTADGSVALGEPAGSPAWFPGNHHPSDKASYDIEVTVPKGLTAVSNGELTSRRTAGDRTTFSWHTPEPMASYLATVAIGKFDTKESVTADGVAVFTAVDPEVAEASAPALGRLAEVMEWGAENFGPYPFGSTGVVIDRRDDAGYALETQNRPYFPGPPDTGLLVHELAHQWFGNSVTPRTWQDMWLNEGFATYAEWIWLEDYEDIPAQDSFDEAFEDDDNWAFPPAEPPSAADLSEPPVYGRGAMVIHEIRLALDDDEAFFDLIAGWAKAHRHGNASTEDFTAYVEEESGQDLTELWDTWLYGESRPPEG, from the coding sequence ATGCCCGTCGTCGCGCTGACGCTCGCGCTCGCCCTCCTCGGCTCGGCGTGCACGGGAGGCGGCGGCGGGGTGACCGGCACCCCCGGCGCCGCCGGGCTGCGCGACCCGTACTTCCCCAGACTCGGCAACGGCGGCTACGACGTCACCCACTACGGCCTGACGCTCGACGCCGACCCCGTCGCCCACCGGCTTCGGGGGACGGCCGAGATCACCGCCCGCGCCACCCAGGACCTCAGCGCCTTCCACCTCGACCTCGCCGGGCTCGATGTGGAGAGCGTCACCGTCGAGGGGCACCCGGCCGCCGTCAACCGCGCGGGCAAGGAGCTGACGCTGCGTCCGGCCGCCGCTGTCGAGGACCGGCTGCGCAAGGGCCGCACGTTCCGTACGGTCGTGCGCTACTCGGGCTCCCCGCTGACCATCACCGACGCGGACGGGTCAGAGGAGGGCTGGCTGCGGACGGCGGACGGTTCGGTCGCGCTGGGCGAACCGGCCGGTTCCCCGGCCTGGTTCCCCGGAAACCACCACCCGAGCGACAAGGCCTCGTACGACATCGAGGTCACCGTGCCGAAGGGGCTGACGGCCGTCTCCAACGGGGAACTGACCTCACGTCGCACGGCCGGGGACCGCACCACGTTCAGCTGGCACACACCCGAGCCCATGGCGAGCTATCTGGCCACCGTCGCCATCGGGAAGTTCGACACGAAGGAGTCCGTCACCGCGGACGGCGTCGCGGTGTTCACGGCCGTGGACCCGGAGGTGGCGGAGGCGAGCGCCCCGGCCCTGGGCCGGCTCGCCGAGGTCATGGAGTGGGGGGCGGAGAACTTCGGCCCGTACCCCTTCGGCTCCACCGGCGTGGTCATCGACCGCCGGGACGACGCCGGGTACGCCCTGGAGACCCAGAACCGGCCGTACTTCCCGGGTCCGCCCGACACCGGGCTCCTCGTCCATGAGCTGGCCCACCAGTGGTTCGGGAACTCCGTCACGCCCCGGACCTGGCAGGACATGTGGCTGAACGAGGGCTTCGCGACGTACGCGGAGTGGATCTGGCTGGAGGACTACGAGGACATCCCGGCTCAGGACAGCTTCGACGAGGCCTTCGAGGACGACGACAACTGGGCCTTCCCGCCCGCCGAACCGCCGTCCGCCGCCGATCTCTCCGAGCCGCCGGTGTACGGGCGCGGGGCGATGGTCATCCATGAGATCCGGCTGGCCCTGGACGACGACGAGGCGTTCTTCGACCTGATCGCCGGGTGGGCGAAGGCCCACCGGCACGGCAACGCCTCCACCGAGGACTTCACCGCGTACGTGGAGGAGGAGAGCGGCCAGGACCTGACGGAGCTGTGGGACACCTGGCTGTACGGCGAGAGCCGGCCGCCCGAGGGCTGA
- a CDS encoding YncE family protein: MTGESARTAGEGARKTARRSARKGVRRTVPALAAAAVLAGCATDATGTADDSASDRASDTAPGSAAGSSGAAKDSASPASPASPAPDGPGRTPRGTLLVADFGSDTVTFVDPEPGGGRGPIAEVKAGTAPYGLVVGEDGRAWVATAEGVAVIDTATRTRSALVPYETESGPATTGEYRGGGMGIALAPDGRHIYVGVNVPGGDGTLEIIDTATREVTATVPVGRRPFDVDVSPDGREVYATGHDSFDVTAVDTGTLEPRRMEVAPYGTEGGLGSWLKPHYAVVRPADGKLLLPFEGERLAVLDPRTGKVRIERMTADTHQHGAALAPDGTLLVVGTGPIAADDEAPSLTVRTPDGEERVVPLEGPHEDVAVSRDGRTAYVTGGFTRDGYWNGITVVDLHDDGDGYAAPVRIDAGERPLGIAVL, translated from the coding sequence GTGACCGGGGAGAGCGCGCGGACCGCCGGGGAGGGCGCGCGGAAGACCGCCCGGAGGAGCGCGCGGAAGGGCGTCCGCCGGACGGTACCGGCGCTCGCGGCCGCCGCCGTGCTCGCCGGATGCGCGACGGACGCGACGGGTACGGCCGACGACTCGGCGAGCGACAGGGCGAGCGACACGGCACCCGGCTCGGCGGCCGGCTCGTCCGGTGCGGCGAAGGACTCCGCCTCGCCTGCCTCGCCCGCCTCGCCCGCCCCGGACGGACCCGGCAGGACCCCGCGCGGCACCCTCCTCGTCGCCGACTTCGGCAGCGACACCGTGACGTTCGTCGACCCGGAGCCCGGCGGGGGCCGTGGCCCGATCGCCGAGGTGAAGGCCGGCACCGCCCCGTACGGGCTCGTCGTCGGTGAGGACGGGCGGGCCTGGGTGGCGACCGCGGAAGGGGTCGCCGTCATCGACACCGCGACCCGGACCCGGTCGGCCCTCGTCCCGTACGAGACGGAGAGCGGCCCGGCCACGACCGGCGAATACCGGGGCGGCGGCATGGGCATCGCCCTCGCCCCCGACGGCAGGCACATCTACGTCGGCGTCAACGTCCCCGGCGGCGACGGGACGCTGGAGATCATCGACACCGCGACCCGCGAGGTGACCGCCACCGTGCCCGTCGGCCGCCGCCCCTTCGACGTGGACGTCTCGCCCGACGGCCGTGAGGTGTACGCCACCGGCCACGACTCCTTCGATGTGACGGCGGTGGACACGGGGACGCTGGAGCCGCGGCGGATGGAGGTCGCCCCGTACGGCACCGAGGGCGGTCTCGGCTCCTGGCTGAAGCCGCACTACGCCGTCGTACGCCCGGCGGACGGAAAGCTGCTCCTGCCCTTCGAGGGCGAGCGGCTCGCGGTCCTGGACCCGCGCACCGGCAAGGTGCGGATCGAGCGGATGACCGCCGACACGCACCAGCACGGAGCGGCGCTCGCCCCCGACGGCACTCTCCTCGTCGTCGGCACCGGCCCGATCGCCGCCGATGACGAGGCCCCCTCCCTCACCGTCCGCACCCCGGACGGCGAGGAGCGCGTCGTTCCGCTGGAGGGACCGCACGAGGACGTGGCGGTGTCGCGGGACGGCCGTACGGCGTACGTCACGGGAGGCTTCACCCGCGACGGCTACTGGAACGGCATCACCGTCGTCGACCTCCACGACGACGGGGACGGGTACGCCGCACCGGTCCGGATCGACGCAGGTGAACGTCCCCTGGGCATCGCCGTTCTCTGA
- a CDS encoding ankyrin repeat domain-containing protein, whose amino-acid sequence MNAPDHDLLTAARTGDTDGVRTAIGGGARVDARNEELRTPLLLAVLGDHVEAARLLVAAGADPDAQDRREDSPWLATGVTGSVAMLRALLPADPDLTLRNRFGGISLIPAAERGHVAYVREVLRATDIDVDHVNRLGWTALLEAVILGDGGRAHQEIVELLLAAGATPGLPDGDGVTALEHAERRGFVEIVALLRDDR is encoded by the coding sequence ATGAACGCCCCCGATCACGACCTGCTCACCGCCGCACGCACCGGCGACACCGACGGAGTGCGGACCGCGATCGGGGGCGGCGCACGCGTCGACGCCCGGAACGAGGAACTGCGCACCCCGCTGCTCCTCGCCGTCCTCGGCGACCATGTGGAGGCGGCCCGGCTGCTGGTGGCGGCGGGCGCCGACCCCGATGCCCAGGACCGGCGCGAGGACAGCCCCTGGCTGGCGACCGGTGTGACCGGAAGCGTCGCGATGCTGCGTGCGCTGCTTCCGGCGGATCCGGATCTGACACTGCGCAACCGGTTCGGCGGCATCTCGCTCATCCCCGCCGCCGAACGCGGCCATGTCGCGTACGTACGGGAGGTGCTCCGGGCCACGGACATCGACGTCGACCACGTCAACCGGCTCGGCTGGACCGCCCTGCTGGAAGCCGTGATCCTCGGTGACGGCGGCCGGGCGCACCAGGAGATCGTGGAGCTGCTGCTGGCGGCCGGGGCGACACCCGGTCTGCCGGACGGTGACGGCGTCACCGCCCTGGAGCACGCCGAGCGGCGCGGCTTCGTGGAGATCGTGGCACTGCTCCGGGACGACCGGTGA
- a CDS encoding heme-binding protein — protein sequence MKKMSLRTRVLTGAVAAAALGAGTFGAMSANASTPAAAPAAAVKADTADRNLQQSTHLTVAAATKAAQATLDAAQKENQRVSVAVVDRNGNTIVTLRGDGAGPQSPESAVKKAYTAVSWNAPTSELAKRLEQAPNLKDIPGTLFLAGGAPVQVKGAPVAGIGVAGAPSGDLDEKFAEAGVAALAK from the coding sequence ATGAAGAAGATGTCGCTGCGCACCCGCGTCCTGACCGGTGCCGTTGCCGCCGCCGCCCTGGGTGCCGGAACCTTCGGCGCGATGTCCGCGAACGCCTCCACTCCGGCCGCCGCCCCCGCCGCCGCCGTCAAGGCCGACACCGCCGACCGGAACCTCCAGCAGAGCACCCACCTGACCGTGGCCGCCGCCACCAAGGCCGCGCAGGCCACCCTCGACGCCGCGCAGAAGGAGAACCAGCGCGTCTCCGTCGCCGTCGTCGACCGCAACGGCAACACCATCGTGACCCTGCGCGGCGACGGCGCGGGCCCGCAGTCCCCCGAGTCGGCCGTGAAGAAGGCGTACACCGCCGTCTCCTGGAACGCGCCCACCTCCGAGCTGGCCAAGCGCCTGGAGCAGGCCCCGAACCTGAAGGACATCCCTGGCACCCTGTTCCTCGCGGGCGGTGCCCCGGTGCAGGTCAAGGGTGCCCCGGTGGCGGGCATCGGCGTGGCCGGCGCCCCCAGCGGCGACCTCGACGAGAAGTTCGCCGAGGCGGGCGTCGCCGCACTCGCCAAGTAA
- a CDS encoding sensor histidine kinase: MQQHGEPTPPGRYAADPGPGPGPDADRYAAGPCPDPDAGRYAAGPDPDARWLAFLMHAAFFLLLGASLSRFLMRHPGEDRTPWVIALSVTLAVLYLLGPVLGSRPTPRRLTWLGVLVVVWMVLVVLAPSFAWCAVPLFYTGLRLLPPRAAIALVILLTAFVVAAQLRLATGFDPNLVLAPPAVAAVATAVFVHMRRQAVRQRELAARQRELIDDLLRTRRELAATERREGTLAERQRLSMEIHDSLAQGLSSQQMLLQAADRTWDNDPAAARRHVRTATGIAERNLAEARRFVHDLAPADLAEGGGLEAALYALAARETAQAQGALAVRCHVEGTAHTPLPDRVQSALLRIAQGALANVREHAGATAAGLTLTHLDDRVVLDIADDGRGFSPPAPGLRPPAGVRGHGLPAMRARVRQLGGTLTIESAPGEGTVLSAAVPLTPVPQNAPEESA, from the coding sequence GTGCAGCAGCACGGCGAGCCGACGCCCCCCGGCCGGTACGCCGCCGACCCCGGCCCAGGCCCCGGCCCCGACGCCGACCGGTACGCCGCCGGCCCATGCCCGGACCCCGACGCCGGCCGGTACGCCGCCGGCCCCGACCCCGACGCGCGATGGCTCGCGTTTCTCATGCACGCCGCGTTCTTCCTGCTGCTCGGCGCCTCGCTCAGCCGGTTCCTGATGCGGCACCCGGGCGAGGACCGCACACCGTGGGTCATCGCGCTGTCGGTCACCCTCGCCGTGCTCTACCTTCTGGGCCCCGTCCTCGGCTCGCGCCCGACACCCCGCAGGCTGACCTGGCTCGGGGTCCTCGTCGTCGTGTGGATGGTGCTGGTCGTTCTCGCGCCGAGCTTCGCGTGGTGCGCGGTACCGCTGTTCTACACGGGGCTGCGGCTGCTTCCGCCGCGCGCCGCGATCGCCCTGGTCATCCTGCTGACCGCGTTCGTGGTCGCCGCGCAGCTGCGGCTGGCGACGGGCTTCGACCCGAATCTGGTGCTCGCCCCGCCCGCCGTCGCGGCCGTGGCCACCGCCGTCTTCGTCCATATGCGGCGTCAGGCCGTACGCCAACGGGAACTGGCCGCACGGCAGCGCGAACTGATCGACGACCTGCTGCGCACACGGCGCGAACTGGCCGCCACCGAGCGCCGCGAAGGCACCCTCGCCGAACGTCAGCGGCTCTCCATGGAGATCCACGACTCCCTCGCACAGGGCCTCTCCAGCCAGCAGATGCTGCTCCAGGCCGCCGACCGCACCTGGGACAACGACCCGGCCGCCGCCCGCCGGCACGTCCGGACGGCGACCGGCATCGCGGAACGCAATCTCGCCGAGGCCCGCCGCTTCGTCCACGATCTGGCCCCGGCCGACCTGGCGGAGGGCGGCGGCCTGGAGGCGGCCCTGTACGCGCTCGCGGCCCGTGAGACGGCTCAGGCGCAGGGCGCACTCGCCGTCCGCTGCCACGTGGAGGGCACCGCGCACACCCCGCTGCCGGACCGGGTGCAGTCGGCGCTGCTGCGGATCGCCCAGGGTGCCCTGGCGAACGTACGGGAGCACGCGGGGGCGACCGCGGCCGGGCTGACCCTGACGCACCTGGACGACCGGGTGGTCCTCGACATCGCCGACGACGGCCGCGGCTTCAGCCCGCCCGCTCCGGGGCTCCGCCCGCCGGCCGGTGTGCGCGGGCACGGGCTGCCCGCGATGCGGGCCCGGGTGCGGCAGCTCGGCGGAACGCTCACCATCGAGTCGGCACCGGGCGAGGGAACGGTGCTGTCGGCAGCGGTCCCCCTCACCCCCGTACCGCAGAACGCCCCGGAGGAATCCGCATGA
- a CDS encoding response regulator transcription factor, translating into MTATVRILLCDDHAVVRAGLLALLGSEPDIEVVGEAGSGEEAVALAAGLAPDVVLMDLQLGAGIDGVEATRRIAAAGSEPGAGTAHVLVLTTYDTDADITRAIEAGATGYLLKAERPEELFAAIRSAAQGRTTLSPPVASRVMARMRKPLPTLTERELDILGQLSQGLGNRDIARALFISEATVKTHLGRIYDKLGVDTRAGAVAVAKEQRLLP; encoded by the coding sequence ATGACCGCGACCGTACGCATCCTGCTCTGCGACGACCACGCCGTCGTACGCGCCGGGCTGCTCGCCCTGCTCGGCAGCGAACCGGACATCGAGGTCGTCGGCGAGGCGGGCAGCGGCGAGGAGGCCGTCGCCCTGGCCGCCGGACTCGCCCCGGACGTCGTCCTGATGGACCTCCAGCTGGGCGCGGGCATCGACGGAGTCGAGGCCACCCGCAGGATCGCCGCGGCCGGCTCCGAGCCGGGAGCCGGCACCGCGCATGTGCTGGTCCTCACGACGTACGACACGGACGCGGACATCACCCGCGCGATCGAGGCGGGCGCCACGGGCTATCTGCTGAAGGCCGAACGCCCCGAGGAACTGTTCGCCGCGATCCGCTCGGCGGCCCAGGGCCGCACGACGCTCTCCCCGCCGGTGGCCAGCCGGGTCATGGCCCGGATGCGCAAACCGCTGCCCACCCTCACCGAGCGCGAACTCGACATCCTGGGCCAGCTCTCGCAGGGGCTCGGCAACCGGGACATCGCCCGCGCCCTGTTCATCAGCGAGGCCACGGTCAAGACCCACCTGGGCCGCATCTACGACAAGCTCGGCGTCGACACCCGCGCGGGCGCGGTCGCCGTGGCGAAGGAACAGCGGCTGCTGCCGTAG
- a CDS encoding pentapeptide repeat-containing protein — MAGSAGRTRGKKDTLTAARRPEVRLPPLVPYDGVGLEPDGDYDGVRFEAVDLADEAGPGARFMDCALDGCALDRTELVRARFIDSVLTGVRGVGTDLAGASLRDVEIVDARLGGVQLHGAVLERVVVRGGKIDYLNLRKARLKDVVFEGCVLSEPDFGEAQLVRVEFRDCVLKRADFSSVRMESVDLRTVAELDIARGVERLAGAVISPAQLMELAPAFAAQIGVRVEA; from the coding sequence ATGGCAGGAAGTGCGGGCAGGACCAGAGGCAAGAAGGACACCCTGACGGCGGCGCGTCGGCCGGAGGTGCGGCTGCCGCCGCTCGTTCCGTACGACGGGGTGGGGCTGGAGCCGGACGGGGACTACGACGGTGTGCGGTTCGAGGCGGTGGACCTCGCCGACGAAGCGGGTCCGGGGGCCCGCTTCATGGACTGCGCGCTGGACGGCTGCGCCCTGGACCGTACGGAGCTGGTCAGAGCCCGCTTCATCGACTCGGTGCTCACGGGGGTACGGGGTGTGGGCACCGATCTCGCGGGGGCTTCGCTGCGGGATGTGGAGATCGTGGACGCCCGGCTGGGCGGGGTGCAGCTGCACGGCGCGGTGCTGGAGCGGGTGGTGGTGCGCGGCGGGAAGATCGACTACCTGAATCTGCGGAAGGCCCGGCTGAAGGACGTCGTGTTCGAGGGCTGTGTGCTGTCCGAGCCGGACTTCGGTGAGGCGCAGCTGGTGCGGGTGGAGTTCCGGGACTGTGTGCTGAAGCGGGCCGACTTCAGCTCCGTACGGATGGAGTCGGTGGACCTGCGGACGGTTGCGGAGCTGGATATCGCCCGGGGTGTGGAGCGGCTGGCGGGTGCGGTGATCAGCCCGGCTCAGCTGATGGAGCTGGCACCCGCGTTCGCCGCGCAGATCGGGGTGCGGGTGGAGGCGTGA
- a CDS encoding zinc-binding dehydrogenase, with translation MRAIRLHAFGPADNLVHEWAEDPLPGPGQVRIAVAAAGVHLLDAALREGMTGPYAAAAELPTIPGREVAGTVESLGEGTDPAWLGKRVVVHIGMAPGGYAELTVADADRLHEIPAGLDEAAAVAMIGTGRTTLGILAFTELGPDSVVIIPAAAGGIGTLLVQYAKNAGATVIGLAGGPAKVARVEANGADLAVDYTLPDWPGRVRAHLDRIGRRATVVYDSVGGVTARAAVDLLGTGGAHIVFGWSGEDLHKGGPLTFTPEEIAERGITSESVLGPAMVQKGGGLRALETLALAEAAAGRLRPSVQRYPLAEAAAAHRAMETRGTMGKVVLEP, from the coding sequence ATGCGAGCCATCCGCCTCCACGCCTTCGGCCCCGCCGACAACCTGGTCCACGAATGGGCCGAGGACCCCCTGCCCGGCCCCGGCCAGGTACGGATCGCCGTGGCCGCGGCCGGCGTGCACCTCCTCGACGCCGCCCTGCGCGAAGGCATGACCGGCCCGTACGCGGCCGCCGCGGAACTGCCCACGATCCCGGGCCGGGAGGTCGCCGGAACGGTCGAGTCGCTCGGCGAGGGCACCGACCCCGCGTGGCTCGGCAAGCGCGTCGTCGTCCACATCGGCATGGCCCCCGGCGGCTACGCCGAACTCACGGTCGCCGACGCCGACCGGCTCCACGAGATCCCGGCCGGACTCGACGAGGCCGCGGCCGTCGCCATGATCGGCACGGGCCGCACGACCCTCGGCATCCTCGCGTTCACCGAGCTGGGCCCGGACTCCGTGGTCATCATCCCCGCCGCGGCGGGCGGCATCGGCACCCTGCTCGTGCAGTACGCCAAGAACGCCGGAGCCACCGTCATCGGCCTCGCGGGCGGCCCCGCCAAGGTCGCCCGGGTCGAGGCCAACGGCGCCGACCTCGCCGTCGACTACACGCTCCCCGACTGGCCCGGCCGGGTCCGCGCCCACCTGGACAGGATCGGCCGCCGCGCCACCGTCGTCTACGACTCCGTCGGCGGGGTCACCGCCCGCGCCGCCGTCGACCTCCTCGGCACGGGCGGGGCGCACATCGTGTTCGGCTGGTCCGGCGAGGACCTCCACAAGGGCGGCCCGCTCACCTTCACCCCCGAGGAGATCGCCGAACGCGGCATCACGTCCGAGAGCGTGCTCGGCCCCGCCATGGTCCAGAAGGGCGGCGGACTGCGCGCCCTGGAGACCCTGGCCCTCGCCGAGGCCGCGGCCGGCCGGCTGCGCCCCTCCGTCCAGCGCTACCCGCTCGCCGAAGCGGCCGCGGCCCACCGCGCCATGGAAACCCGCGGCACGATGGGCAAGGTCGTCCTGGAACCGTAG
- a CDS encoding GNAT family N-acetyltransferase, whose amino-acid sequence MIRTATPADVPVIHAMVRELAEYEKALDEANATEEQLHEALFGDRPAAYAHVAVADGGGDGEVVGFALWFLNFSTWRGVHGIYLEDLYVRPERRGGGHGKALLTELARICRERGYERLEWSVLNWNAPSIAFYESLGARPQDEWTVYRLTDGALAELGAS is encoded by the coding sequence ATGATTCGTACCGCTACCCCCGCTGATGTCCCGGTCATCCACGCCATGGTGCGCGAACTGGCCGAGTACGAGAAGGCCCTCGACGAGGCGAACGCCACCGAGGAGCAGTTGCACGAGGCCCTGTTCGGCGACCGGCCCGCCGCGTACGCGCATGTCGCGGTGGCGGACGGTGGGGGCGACGGCGAGGTGGTCGGATTCGCGCTGTGGTTCCTCAACTTCTCGACCTGGCGCGGGGTGCACGGTATCTACCTGGAGGACCTGTACGTACGTCCGGAGCGGCGCGGCGGCGGTCATGGGAAGGCCCTGCTGACGGAACTGGCGCGGATCTGCCGGGAGCGGGGTTACGAGCGCCTGGAGTGGTCGGTGCTGAACTGGAACGCCCCGTCCATCGCCTTCTACGAGTCGCTGGGCGCGCGGCCGCAGGACGAGTGGACGGTGTACCGGCTGACGGACGGGGCGCTGGCGGAGCTCGGCGCGAGCTGA
- a CDS encoding aminoglycoside phosphotransferase family protein, which yields MIDIPDELIDTQSTYNGEAGRAFIAALPGLAARFLEEWGLRPDGASMSGMCALVLPVVREADGCPAALKLQIADEETAGEPVALRVWGAAGAGAVGLLGHDPVTGTLLLERLDERRPLSAVADAREAVRILAEVLARLTAVPAPDGLRGLGQIAARMLDRVPGAVGALAEESERRLLTDCAAAVREVAGEPGGRLLHWDLHYDNILAGRAETGRAHEWVALDPKPLAGDPGFELFPALDNRFDAAEVGWRFDALTEALGMDRDRARARAWTLGRVLQNGLWAIEGGQRRLSGDHAEIARQLLARRG from the coding sequence GTGATCGACATTCCGGATGAGCTGATCGATACCCAGTCCACGTACAACGGGGAGGCCGGGCGGGCGTTCATCGCCGCGCTGCCGGGGCTGGCCGCCCGGTTCCTGGAGGAGTGGGGGCTGCGGCCGGACGGCGCGTCGATGTCCGGCATGTGCGCGCTGGTGCTGCCCGTGGTGCGGGAGGCGGACGGGTGCCCGGCCGCGCTGAAGCTTCAGATCGCGGACGAGGAGACGGCGGGGGAGCCGGTCGCGCTGCGGGTGTGGGGCGCGGCGGGGGCCGGGGCGGTGGGGCTGCTCGGCCATGACCCGGTGACCGGCACGCTGCTGCTGGAGCGGCTGGACGAGCGCCGCCCGCTGTCGGCCGTGGCGGACGCGCGGGAGGCGGTGCGGATCCTCGCGGAGGTACTGGCCCGGCTCACCGCCGTACCGGCGCCGGACGGGCTGCGGGGGCTCGGGCAGATCGCGGCGCGGATGCTGGACCGGGTGCCGGGGGCGGTCGGGGCGCTGGCGGAGGAGTCGGAGCGGCGGCTGCTGACCGACTGCGCGGCGGCGGTACGGGAGGTGGCGGGCGAGCCGGGCGGCCGGCTGCTCCACTGGGACCTGCACTACGACAACATCCTGGCCGGCCGGGCGGAGACGGGCCGGGCCCACGAGTGGGTGGCGCTGGACCCGAAACCACTGGCCGGGGACCCCGGCTTCGAGCTGTTCCCGGCGCTGGACAACCGGTTCGACGCGGCGGAGGTGGGGTGGCGGTTCGACGCGCTGACGGAGGCGCTGGGCATGGACCGGGACCGGGCACGTGCGCGGGCCTGGACGCTCGGCCGGGTGCTGCAGAACGGGCTGTGGGCGATCGAGGGCGGGCAGCGGCGGCTGTCCGGGGACCACGCGGAGATCGCCCGGCAGCTGCTGGCGCGCCGGGGGTAG
- a CDS encoding rhomboid-like protein, translating into MPRNHRPGHGRADATDTAAAPGAGPGPAKTTTALTAVRRWVTGAPGTYLWLTVLFVTTVVMHRMSPDFEEDFLRQRSTNIHELSQNPVRVLVTSALWIDGGRWLPYAVLFTVFHATAEHWLGTLRWLGVAAAAHILATLVSEGVLAWAIRHGHAPQSAANTLDVGVSYALAGVVAVLTYRVRPPWRYVYAFAVLVFYGIPLVTGRTFTDLGHFTAVLIGLACYPLTRNPPGSRTAHKTRTPVAQ; encoded by the coding sequence ATGCCCCGAAACCACCGGCCGGGCCACGGGCGGGCCGACGCCACCGACACCGCGGCCGCCCCCGGTGCGGGCCCCGGTCCCGCGAAGACCACCACCGCCCTCACCGCCGTGCGCCGCTGGGTCACCGGCGCCCCCGGCACGTACCTCTGGCTGACGGTCCTCTTCGTCACCACCGTCGTCATGCACCGGATGTCACCGGACTTCGAGGAGGACTTCCTGCGCCAGCGCTCGACCAACATCCACGAGCTGTCGCAGAACCCCGTCCGGGTCCTCGTCACCAGCGCCCTGTGGATCGACGGCGGGCGATGGCTCCCGTACGCCGTGCTGTTCACCGTCTTCCACGCCACCGCCGAACACTGGCTCGGCACCCTGCGCTGGCTCGGCGTGGCCGCCGCCGCCCACATCCTCGCCACCCTGGTCAGCGAGGGCGTCCTGGCCTGGGCGATCCGGCACGGGCACGCACCGCAGTCCGCGGCCAACACCCTGGACGTCGGAGTCAGTTACGCGCTCGCGGGTGTCGTCGCCGTCCTCACCTACCGGGTCCGTCCGCCCTGGCGGTACGTGTACGCCTTCGCCGTCCTCGTCTTCTACGGCATCCCGCTCGTCACCGGCCGCACCTTCACCGACCTGGGCCATTTCACCGCCGTACTGATCGGCCTCGCCTGCTACCCGCTGACCCGCAACCCGCCGGGTTCGCGTACCGCGCACAAGACGAGAACCCCTGTCGCGCAGTAA